A segment of the Lolium perenne isolate Kyuss_39 chromosome 3, Kyuss_2.0, whole genome shotgun sequence genome:
TAACTAATGTGCAGCAAATAGTTACCAATAAAGAGTAAACTATCAAGAATAACTAGGTCTCAAACAATAAAAGCCATCTACTATCACATTTCCAATAAGCATCAGCAGGCGATAAGCTGATACAGGCATGTGCTAAGTTAATATAACTATCTTTTAGTCAGGCTTCCTATTACAAGAAATGAAGTGCCGGTAACTAAGTGATTTGTTACAAGGTCAAGAACACAAACCTACAAAAAGGTTTGAGCCTCAagccaacaaaaaaaaaaaagacttaCTGAACTGTGTTTTAGATTAGAGCACAAAAGAAAACAGCAGTATCATTGGCTTCACCTAACATCAACCATCTTGCCAATTCTCACATGGTGAATCAACAGTGATAAGTTTCTTAAGATATTGGTTCCTTTACAGTCATTTAATAAAAAAATACAGCAGAAAAGCTTTATGTTTGAGAAACAAATCAGAAACAGCCGTATCAGAATGTTCTGCATACAAAAACAATTCCAGAGGTTTTAAACAAGAGTAGTTTACTCTAGAGCAAATACACCATATCATTGATCATTGGAAAGAAATGCATAGGACACAGAGTACACCTCAGCTTCAAATTGGCACACAAGGTAAAGAGTTTGTCTTGTTCAATCTCTAGTTAGAATACAGATGCAGAGAAGTTCCATAGAAGCAAAAGTATTGCTATGTATGATTCCTTTTCGTTGCACAGGACAGGTTATGCATCCAATGGATAGTAAACCATGGAATATTGTTACTTGTTGTTGACAAATATAAAGGCTTAAGAATGCTAATAACAAGACATAAATAGTTGGCCTTTCTATTAGTTATTAATTAAATGATTTATTTGGAGACAGGTTTCCCCTATAATTGGATATTCGGCTATACCATAATAGACAAGAAATGCTACAAGAGCCAAATTGGAACTTTTTTGCATTCACTAAGAGCAAGCTAACCCTAATCAACCCTTCATTCCATGACTTGATATGGACACGTAATAACTGAAAATAACATTGCGCCGAATAATAACAGCATGCACAGTGTTGTCAAGAGAGTAGAGTTGTGTGGGTTGTGAAGAGATAGTATTACCTTGGACACATGCTCGAGTGTGATTGCATCCGGGATTATCCCCTTCCTGAGGTGGATCTCCACGAAGCCGCTGCTCCCCTTGAGTGGAAAGCACTGGCCAGGCTCCCCAAAGCTGGGCTGAATCATCTTCTGAGACTGATCACCAGCACTGCCTCCAGCACCAAATGGGAATGCAGAGAGAAGACCACCAGCACGTTTTCCAGCGTCATAGGGCTCGGAGTAGCGGACAACCCTTCCCCCAGCCGAGCCCAGCGCGTAGTCCACCCTGGCGATCCCATCGGCTGCATGCTTCTCTATCTCCCTCAAAACAATCTCCCTGGCCAAAGCTCGAACCTGGTCCAGATCGACCTCAGTTCGAGAATCCGAGCCCAGGGTCTCCTTGATCTCAGTCAAGAAGGCGTCGAACTCGTCTTTCCTGAGGAACTCCATCCCCTTGATCCCGCCGAGCGCGTGGTTCAGGTCGTCGGTCCTGGCGTCGAGCAGGTTGAGGTGTCCCTCGAGGGCGAGCCTCTTGTCCTCGAGCAGCGCGGCGAGGTCGCCCCGCGCGGCGCCGATCTCGCCGTCGATCTTGCGGTCGACGGCCTCGAGCTGCAGCTGCAGGCCCCGGAAGGCGCGGACGAGGGAGGCCTCGACGTCGTCGACGCGCGCGTTGTACCCCGCGAGCGCGGCCTGGTCGAGCGGCGCGAGGGGGGCCGGGTGCGCCCAGCGCCAGGCCTGGTCGCCCAGGTAGATGAGCACGGCGAGgagggcggcgttcttggcggcGACGCTGAGCAGGGTCAGCCACCTCGGGCGGC
Coding sequences within it:
- the LOC127342441 gene encoding SUN domain-containing protein 1 — its product is MASASLSGAAAAAPVTPLALDPSSTPNPIASRPAAASAPRKRPVLLLDQRPHPSTPTSRAATPAAPVSQPRRKRAPSSSGRPRWLTLLSVAAKNAALLAVLIYLGDQAWRWAHPAPLAPLDQAALAGYNARVDDVEASLVRAFRGLQLQLEAVDRKIDGEIGAARGDLAALLEDKRLALEGHLNLLDARTDDLNHALGGIKGMEFLRKDEFDAFLTEIKETLGSDSRTEVDLDQVRALAREIVLREIEKHAADGIARVDYALGSAGGRVVRYSEPYDAGKRAGGLLSAFPFGAGGSAGDQSQKMIQPSFGEPGQCFPLKGSSGFVEIHLRKGIIPDAITLEHVSKDVAYDMSTAPKDCQISGWYQAAPTETPPSPASKVYALTEFTYDLAKSNVQTFEITAPDVGVVNMVRLDFTSNHGSSSLTCIYRIRVHGHEAVTPRIASSLP